Within the Erigeron canadensis isolate Cc75 chromosome 6, C_canadensis_v1, whole genome shotgun sequence genome, the region aaatggaaaaccaaagggaccaatcttgcaacttttctaaaatccatcactaaataatatcttttttaacttttcaaaaaagaaaaaaaatcttattaaataattaacttaaatataatttttaacacttttaaacttttcatgattatttgttgttaaaaactaaaaacataagtTAACAGGGGTGACGACCTTTTATCgagaaaaaactaaaaacatattaccacaaaaaattaaaaggtattatttagtgatggatttttaaaatttgaaagttaataaaactttttaaaaagttaaaatatattatttagtgatggatttttaataaattaaaagtttataaaactttttaagaagttaaaagttattatttagtgatagatttttaaaaattgtaagcttataaaactttttaagaagttaaaagttattatttagtgatagatttttaaaaattgtaagcttataaaactttttaaaaagttaaaatgtattatttagtgagggatttttaaaaattgtaagtttataaaactttttaaaaagttaaaacgtattatttagtgatgaatttttaaaaattgtcagtttttaaaacttttaaaaaagttaaaacatattatttagtgatgaatttttaaaaattgtaagtttataaaactttttctacaactattaatataattaataattaacttaattCAAGATATTGTAACATACAATTAGTAACTCtgttcaaataatataaatgtcatatttGGTATTTTAATTATCTATTCTCGTGTCAAACACAAAGGAAGTTAACAACATTTtttggaataaaaaatatactactaaataaatgcaaataaaaaaacttataaattctagttacatatataagaaaaagcAAACTAGTAAATTGATATTtgccttaaaaaacaaaatctttgatATATTCTTAGAAAGTAAATATACGTTATTATATAAATTGGAGTTTAATCATAAATTAAAGTATTTATGAGTTTTAGAATTTTTAGTtgtaatatgtttttagttttttaaacaataaataatcatgaaaagttaaaaagtgttaaaaattatatttaattatttaataagatttttgcttttatgaaaaaatcaaaaggtattatttagtaatggattttttaaaaagttgcaagattggtccctgtgcggtggaaagtacataaatacccccacacgtgcacacttgacggccCCGTTTAACGGATCCGTAAAAaatggaccaattttgcaaaaaaattctcaaaatatggacccccattgcaacgatttTCGAAAAAGGATCCCCTGGTAAAATGTACAAACCACAGgaaccaatcttgcaattaactcaaagTATTATGTCAGTTGTCAcgttatgttttttatatttttgttatttaagtttcctttcaaaaataaagttGTCACGTTTTTCTTATATTATAGCACGATTCAAAACCGTATTTCTTTAACCAAGTTTACAGTGACAATTTGGATTCTAACCCAGTTGTCCAATACCACTTCTGAAGAATTTAAAGCCTAACCACTATTTCATGATAGTTTACATATTACACAATCATgacttttaaaattgtttttgtgtGATAAATTAAGGTTTATGATATAAAGTAACAAGTTACTTTTTCGAATATCTCTtacaactttattttattttaaactataaaaaactTACGAAAGTGTCTTATATTCACCAACACACAATCAGATTCATGCGATATAAGCTCCCAATTTAATAGTATGTAGTCGTCAAATCCTCTGATTTTTATTTAAGTCCCTTGAGACATTTAGCTAGGTGGCTGGAAAGTATGTAGGTGGCCGGAAAGTGGGCAGGAGATATTGAAAAACATATCACAAATTCACAACTATCAGTTCTTACATTGCAAAAGTCATGGTATAACTCCATCTTATACGAACATTTTTTGATGACAAAATCGTTTATAAAAGATCTACAGGCAATGAGAAATGAAGAAACTGAATTATATTCATCCCTGATCATTGATCAAACAGAGACGAAATCATATTCTTATACAACTATTATCTCTCTTATCAGTTATATATCAATTATAGTCTTATATATTCTGTTTGTTTTTTCAACCATTAAATGACTGAATTGATAATGGATAAATAATATCTGTATTTATTAAGTCAATACAATTAATTCTTATCTATTAAGTCAAAAAATCTAACACCTTTTATGACTTAATGGATTATGTCTTTTTCTTATTAAGTCGCGACTTTTTTATTAAGTCTTTAAACAAAAACCACCTAATCTCATGTTGAAGCCCCTAACATGAGTGTTTCATGTTCTTAAAAAAGCCACGATATCTCATTCATTATTAACTCATAACTAGTTATATTTGAatatcacctccaccatcaaTCAATAACGGATCCCTTATGATTTCTTATAACATGGTGTCAACAAAAGGTTTCCTTATAACATTTTCAATACATAACTAACTCTATCACTATTCACTAGTATAGGACCCATTAAAtcccaacaacaacaaaatcattTTCTTCGATCGTTATCAAAATAATGAATGATCTTATAACGAGCCAATAACAAGTCAGCCCTAAGGGGCGAACCAAAGGCTTGCGCGAAGGAAGAAGCGAATCAATCAGAATGGAGACATCCCTAATAGTGTTATCTGTTATCAGCTCACTAGTTCAGTAGCGAGTAGACAATAATTGAATTAGAAGGACAATGTGAGTGCCCTTATTTTTCTGGCTATTCTTCACTCGGCATCCCTATCTTGACAACAATGAATCCCATCGAAGTCCTCTTCATGTTGTACACTATTATGTACGAACAATAAGTAAAGCTATCTGTCAATCGTTCGGATAGATGGGGACTAAAAACTATAACCAACGTATCGATCCATTTATTATACGACTCGTCAATCGTCATCAATACTTTTgctaaaatttatcaaaataggTGACAAACACCAACAAAGAAAATACATATGGTGTTACACGTCTTAATAATCCTCACCATCATGTTATAACATCATACACTATAAGTTACCATGacccatttctttttctttctttctggaTCAAATACAAACATATTTGTCACttcaaaaaacataaatataatagtTTCTGCCACCCTCCTGGACGAACATTATGCATCTCTAAGAGACAGCACTACAAACATCAATACATTAAACCAAATCGACTTTTTCAGATGTTACCATTACTGTTACGGTTACTGTTTAGTTTCCGATAGGTTTGACGCCACGTTTCCAAGCCAACCATTGAGCCCGTCTAGCAGCACGAGCCTGTTTCCATTTTTGAACATTTCTCATTCTAGCGAATATTTTCCTAATCTGGAAAAGTTTGTGGCCCTGTTGATTAATAATGTTAGCTGTCGAGGTCCCTTGGCTCAACACTACATCGTACCCATCACCAAATGACTCCATTCCCTCGGCTAAAAGCTGCCAGAACAAGCCTCCAGCAGCAGCACCACCATGTTTAGCTGAAAGGTATATGTTGTTGTAGACCATATTAAATAGTTGGTCTCTTTTGTATGTGCTAAAGTTGGGATCTTTAGCGGATTTCCCAAATTCTGTTAAGAGTAAGGGTTTCTTGAGGATGTATTGGGCATCTCGAATATGGATTCTTAGCCAGTTGTTTAGGAAGTTGAGTTGAGATTGATCATCATAGTTAGTTAGCCTGGTACAATATAATAGATTGATAAGTTCACCAAGTATGAACAAGAAATCATAAAGAGTAATTAGAGAAATTACCATTGGTCAGGATACGAGTGGAGAGTGGCAAAGTCAATGCCTGGGATTTGGTTATTTGAAATGAAGTCTGTTCCTATATCAAAACCAGGATTCTGGGATTTGGTCTTGCCATAAAACCCCTCAAGACCGGCTTCTAGCAAGTGATTGCGGTCTATGGACTTTACATGTGCAGCCATTTCTGTAATCCATGCCTGATAATGATCAAAaaggaatgaaaaaaaaaggttaaccTTCCAAATAGTTGCATAATTTTAGCCCAAGTGCACGAGGTGTTAACTATGAACTATTTTTGACAATTTACATTAGTTAGTTTGATAATAATCTAGTAGTACCAAAGTACAAGTTTGTAACAAAAAAAAGGCTAGAACTGCTAAACTGTATAAGTGACCTATTTATGATGAGACTTGAACCCACAACCAAAGTCGTGATAAAGTACTGCCACCATTGGGCTAAACGTTACAAGCTAAGTATGTCACATGTAAATCGTGCTGAATATCTAACTAGAGAAAACATGAATACAATGATTATTTTTCTTAGTTTTTGTTTAATGATGAAAAAGGTGATCTTGAAATGAAAGTATCATGTTAAGTTTCAGAACATGTGAGCTCTGAAACCGGTGGTCGGTGTTGTGTGTCAATTGGTGCCACCAATTGAAGTGGGTCAGTAATTGTGGCTCAAGGAACTTAATTCGCAGCAACACTTCAAACTTATGGCCAAAAACTAATGTAAGATATTAAAAAGAACTTATGGCCAAAAACCAATGTATGGTCAAAGTTAACATATGTTGACTTTTTCAAGACACTAAAGAACACATCAAGATTTAATCCAAAGAAGAGtttatgtaattttttcatTCTTGATCAAGAACTTTATTTGCTCACATCACAAATTTGGACTTTTTGAATTAAAGGAgtcaactttatatatatatatatatatgcattctaATTGACTATTCTTGTTTTCcaaagtataaaaaaaaggaTCAAGAACATAAATTTCAGAAGAGAACCTGAATTGTTCTTCCTGATGTATCAGAAGGGCATCTAGGCTCATTCATAAGCTCCCAAGCCATAATTGTT harbors:
- the LOC122603920 gene encoding mannan endo-1,4-beta-mannosidase 7, which produces MKKNLALPIFLVTLLIENHHIFLKTEAAGGSRNNGFITTRGVHFMLNGSPYYANGFNAYWLMMLGSDPSQRHKVSAAFQEASSHGLSVARTWAFSDGGGVPLQYSPGSYNEQMFKGLDFVVAEARRFGIKLILSLVNNYENLGGKKQYVNWARSQGQYLTSDDDFFRNPVAKGFYKNHVKTVLTRYNSFTGIMYKNDPTIMAWELMNEPRCPSDTSGRTIQAWITEMAAHVKSIDRNHLLEAGLEGFYGKTKSQNPGFDIGTDFISNNQIPGIDFATLHSYPDQWLTNYDDQSQLNFLNNWLRIHIRDAQYILKKPLLLTEFGKSAKDPNFSTYKRDQLFNMVYNNIYLSAKHGGAAAGGLFWQLLAEGMESFGDGYDVVLSQGTSTANIINQQGHKLFQIRKIFARMRNVQKWKQARAARRAQWLAWKRGVKPIGN